A stretch of DNA from Hippoglossus stenolepis isolate QCI-W04-F060 chromosome 16, HSTE1.2, whole genome shotgun sequence:
GTGTTACTAGTCACATTGATTAAGGCTCCATCTAAATAGTGCACAACCTTAACTAATGTAGTAACACCTGTGATAAGGGTCtactgggccttggtggaggtttgcgcTCTAGTTTGTTATTTCATGAGGTGGCCAACAAATACAGGCTGTTTCCCCCTGATTCTACAAGATTCATCAGACTTTGCCTCATTTAGCAGGTGAAGTGGAGCTTGATcagcatttaaaatgataacATAAACATGTCAGTAAGTTTGACTGTTGTGAGCAAAAACGGATGAAATATTGGATGAAAAGCTGGACAAGCAGAAGAGAGCCTGtttattaacaaaacaaacctgCATCAATGTGATGACAACATAAACCTTTTCCTCAATTTACAATAAATCATCTCAACACAACTGGAGTCTTTTCGTAAGTGAAGGTTCAGAGGCTACGCTCTTAACAGTGTTCactcaaacacattcattacaCTGCACTACAGTCTGGAATAGCTTCCTCTGCTGCATCTGTGACTGAAACACACTGCCTCATGGGAATACATGAGCCAGATTAGTTAAGTGAAGTGTAAATCTTTTCAGTTTTAGAGAGAATTCAAACACGAGTCTGGTGCAGTTAGGACAAGGTGTTGTTTGGTGCTGCAAGGTCGGAACGAGACTGAGCTTCTTTACCTGAGCTGACAGCCCCATGAGGCTGTGCTAACACAACTGAGCTAATACAAATTCATACTGACATAAACTCAAAGTGACAAAGTTAACGTGCTGAAGTTTACCATGTTCACCAACTCAGCACTAAATCTACACAAAGAGGCTGAAGTGAGTGGGATTCACTGCGATGATGTGAACTGACAGACAGAATTTCACTTGACATAAGTCAACTAAAAATCAGGGGccattgttttctctgttttctcctaTTTTATAAATTATCCATGAAATCAAACtaataaaagaaatgacatACTGCAGCTGTAGTTTCACTGTCCACAGCTTTATTCACTATTAACATCCCACACAGTCACGAGAGCACGATTCGTCATCACTTCCTTAGATTAGCATGCATCGTCTGTGGCAAACTGACAAGTTACCTCCACCAATGGGGTTTTTCTTGCTGTTTGTCAGCAATTACTCAAACTACAGAACTAagttccatgacattttgtggagagGTATGGTATGACTCAAGGAAGAAGATATATTTTGGAGCAGATACTAATAAATGGGCTGATCCAGGATTattatttgtttacttttaacGTTGCGATATAGGGTGTTAGCCTTGGttgaggtatgtgctctctgagcACCCGTAAAAGGAGGGATTGGCAGCAACATGGATTTATGACCGCTCTAGCAATCTTaccctttctctcttctttttaacTTGTGTTTCAGTCTTGCTGATGAAATGAGGGAAGTCACAGTATTGAGGAAGTCATTCTAGACCATGTACATGCAGCACATCCTGAAACATCACAGTAGAAATGTACAGTTATTGCAGGTCTACTTCAGCTATGATAGAACCACCCTCTGGATAaattaaacatacaaacatacacacacacccatcccAACTCACAAGGGGAGcatacaacaaaacacacaatgacaataatCAACGTGATTGATTATCATCTAAACACGTTTTTAAATCTGCCTGTGATTCCAGACATAACAGCCTTCATGTCTCCCTGCCAACACGCCTCCCTGCCTTTGGTCAGTGGGGATTGGTGGTCAGTGTAATGTGAATGGCGGGTGTTGTAGGGGCTGCTGGTGTTGGTACATGGACGGCTGTCTGGAAGAAGTACATCTGAAAGAAAAGAGTGGAACATTAACTATGTGGTCAAGTTCAACTGTGCACAGCTGATATGAGGCTTAATCCACGTCGCTCACTAACCTTACAGCCTATCGCCAGCAGCGTGTGCAAAACCACTATGGTCGCAACTGTGGCCACAGCCATCACCTTGGTGTCGTCACGGACAACGGGCCAGAAGGTGAGGACCAGGACTGAGCCAGagatcaccatggcaaccaggaTTAGTGTCCAGCGCAACCACTCAAATGGGATGATCCACAAAACCTGGGGACAATGTTTCGCTTTGTCGTTATGAGGAAATTAATTTAGATTGATGaggtaaataaatcaaaacaatgagtttagaaaactgaaatatacaTATAGTCTTTATGTTCAAATAGAACAACAGTTGAGAGGCATTTCTCAATTATCAACATTTCTGTATGTATCCATCTCTactggaataaaataaaaaccctgtTGGGACCATGCTTTAAAAAAGGGGAGCGGTGGCATGGTGTTTTACATGCGGTGCTTTTTGTCGGAGTACTTTTTCAGCTTAGCTTTTGACCCTGACACTCATTAGTAAATCTTTCAGGAAGGGAGTGTGTACTCACTGAGGTGGGAATATAGATGAAGAGGGAGTAGCCgtagacacacactgtctccagGAAGGAATAGCCTccaatctgtctctctgtcccttgCCGCCACGTTAGGAAACCCCATAAACCAATCGGCACCAGCCAGGCGTACATGAAGATCACTACTGCAGCTATCGTTACTGGATGCAAGCAGCAGGGAACAGACACAAAGCAGAGTCAACACGACTCAGTAAAGGTAACACAAATTGAGGATGACAACAGAAGCTGTGAGGGACTGACCTCTGTGGAACTGTGGTCTGTAGTGGTAGGTAGGGTCTCCCATCTCACTGATGAAGGTGGACAGGTTCCCACTTATCGCCACTGAGAACACCAGTGTCACACAGATCCAGAATGGACCTGCATATGcatacgcgcacacacacacacacacacacgcacacacacacacacaaatatgaggACTTTCCCTGACTAACATGTTTGTTATGTGAACATCGGGTaaaatgagaagctgcagctgaatattATTTGCAAATGCTAATGATTGTTGGCTAATGATTATTAGGGTCAGAGCTTAATTAAGCTGTATCCCCACTACTGATGCGATTGTCCATCACAGAGTTTCACTGTGCATATCATCATGTGTTAGATCGATAGAAATCAACCAACTCTAAACCTACCCAAACTGTCCAGGGCCAGAGGCAGCACTGCAGCCCATAGACGAACACACACCATGATTTTCTAAGCTTCTTCCTCACCTCACTAAACCACCTGTGTTATGATTTTGCCATATCAGCAGGACGCCCACATCTATGGAGACTAGCCACATATCTCAATTGTCTTCTAAACCCTTTCAAGGTTTATGCAAATCAACAATCACTGATCGTCCTCTCCAAGATCTCTTTTTGTAAAGCAATGCTTacatcagcagctgctcctcgtGAACAGCAAACTCAAAATGTATTACAAGTTCAAATAGCACTAACACACAACTCCAGTGAGGTTTCATTGATCGAACTCTGGGTTTACAAGAGGTCCACGTGTTTTTTTCAACCTACACAGTGAATGTTTGAGTCATATATTCAATATGGAAAATAACAAGCTAATGAATGGTATGCTACTGGTTGAAATAGATTATGTTTGTTCAACAATGGAACAGAAATGAAGATGCAATACTTTAAGACAAATTTTATTAAATGCATTAAATGCAAATAATTCCAGAGGGGTAGCTTACTTTTTCCTGCAACTGTATGACTAACAATCGTTTTAAAATAGGAGGAAAACTTTTAATCCACTTTGGGGttttatcacaaaaaaaatcGATTACTCCGTAAACTTGGATAGAATAGGACTCTGTATAGCCTAAGGTTAAAGAATATATCAGTAAATAAACCATAATTAAAAAGTACTGAAATTGTGTTATAAAttgtcaaaaaatacaaaaatgtgatttttttttttacaaaagtttgcaaataaacatatataaccTACTGATACAAACAATTTCTAAAAATAGAACCAGGGACAAATGATTTTGTAACACATTTCTTAGTTTTTAAGATAtgcccatttttctctgctcctctcctgcctctctggcACCACTGTGCTTTATTAATACAATTTCTACCACAGTTAAAGAATAGTGATGACGTCTAAACGCGTGTGAATGTGATGAGGTAGAAGACAGAGGCCTTCGCTTTCTGCcgcacaataaataaatgtagctataacagtatttattttaGATTGATTTAAACAGGATCATGTGAGCATATGAGCCACTTCAGTTTTAAGAGGATTATTTAAAGTAAACTATAAACCTTTTTCTACAAACAAAAGCATGCACCATGACAAAAAAGTGGcaaatcacattttcacaaatgttctttaAATCCAATGGACAGATATTTAATATCTCTCCTGACTTACCATATAGATCTGGGTTAGATCTAAGGTAGTGTTTGATAAAGTTTCTTCCAGGTAATGGCAACACTGATCCCTTCACTCTGTCCAGTACCTGCAAAACATGATGTCTCTGAACTTTatacatgttattttaaaaaacatatgtAGATCTATTGTTCAGTTACAGCTGCAGTTGCACGAGCACTGTATTTGTAAAGAGGGAGTGGCTCATACCTGTACAGTGTCCACATTGAAGAAAGACTCATAGTACTCAAAGGTCCAGAAGCCACCACTTGGTTTCTGTCCACCCAACAGCTGGAAGCAAAGACATCACTCAGGTGCCGTCATCCCAAAACATGAAAACTCTTAACCAGTGTTGTGGCAACTCAGATCATTTACTCACCTCCGAACTCTCCTCCTGACCCTCCTCATCGTCTGACAGGTCCAATTTCACAtcctcgctccctcctcctcctgctctagCAGAGTTGTCTGAGGCAGACAGGCTCAGTGTGGAGGCCTCTGGATCTGCAGACAACAGCTCTGCCGCTTCCTCAAACTCTACACACATACATAGCAGAAGACAGGGAGTCAATGGTACTGCAGTGGTGCTACAGTGGGCCTGCAGGTGTACACAACCCACACTGTTCTACCCCAGATCAGGTCCCACTCACTTATTATTGACAGATCAGGCAGAAGACTAATGAGACAAACAGATTCAACTAAAGCACAACACAAGCAAGGAGCAAACCTCgaatatgcaaataaaatccTGGCATTATCAGAAGGTATCTCTTCAACAGACAGCTCATCAAAGGATATCTGCTATCATGGTTGTCTTCAATGAGACAAATTGACACAAAGTCTCTTAAATTCAATTGGTGTGACCAAGGCAGCTGCTGTTTAAAGTGCACAGTGCTTTAGTCTGACCGCAGCTCGTCTCCTGCAGATATCACACAATACCATTAGGGGTCACTGTGGCATTAGAGCTGACTATAAATCTCCTGCAGACCTGGGGTGCTTCTCATGTGTCTCATATCACGACTCTTGCTCCTCAGGTGACCCTGAAACTGATCTGGGTGAAGATCATGAAGGACGCATGTGAGCATGTAGAGACTGTTGCAGgtgaagatttttttaaaacaaaaccacgCTGGCAGAAGCAACCATGGGTCATTTTTCTTAGCTGCGTTATCAAAACCCGATAAAGCTTCAGATGTGTCTCCAGTATAAAGGTCAAACAGTTCAATATGGGGGCAGATGTCATGGCTCAAAACTCACTTGCCAAACTGTAGCGTGACAAGACCATCATAAAGAAAGTAAGCCACACAAGAACCGCATCAGAAACATGTTTACACTGCAGGATCTTTACCTTGGAACTGGAGATCATTTGGGCTGGCCATTGTTTCAGTGGCCAAACAGCAACTTCACACCTGAGAGAAGAGGAACACTGCGGTCAGACGACATATGTTCACACCACACAGCTTCGTGGAGGCTGGACGCAGCTTATCAGTCAGTTAATATCGCTTTACAGAGCAAACATATGCTAATGTAATGGTCAGCAAGCTGAGCTATCAGGAAACTATTTGAGAAACGCAGATAAACATATAACATAAACGTGCTCCGAACATGTAACTACATTCTGCCTGTGAAACTCGCACCTGTCCGCAGAAGGATGAGCTGAGCCCGGTGGTGATGGCGTGTCAGCGGCTGTGACAGCTACAACTAGCTAAGCTAAACGTACACTAGCGCTGTAGTTCCACATTTGTTCTAACTTCTGACTGTGGCTAACGTAGATATGTGTCCACACGGGTCCTGGGGGTTTAAAAAAACGACAGAAAATGATAGAAAAACACCGCTAACGTGTCTTTCATACCCACAGCCAGAGCTCTCCTGTCAGTCAGGCTAGCTAGCATGTCTTCCGGTACACGTCACCGCGTAAACAAAGCTGTCACGCGGATcgtgttgtttaaaaaaaactttattcaaaagTGTCCACGAGTAACAAACGCAGAGAAGCCCAACATGGAGGAATACATATTGTCCACGACATTTAGTTATGATgcgacagaaacaaaacaaacagattgttatcaaattaaaggatcaaataaaaaataaagaaaactgaacagaaaatgtctctgttttcctttgtatgaaaacagaggagaatgTTTAAtaccagaaaaaaatatatatgtggtCCACGatactttaaaaataataatgtaaagttGAGCAAAGTGGCGGCCAGGGGTGTTCGactaaacatttaaagaaactgGTTTAATGCCCTGAATACAGACTGTACACACTCCTGTACAGTAGATGGCGGTATACACCCTTACTGCTCTTTGTGGCGTTCCAGcgtaaatgtataaaaaaaactatatttactGTCTTTATGAAATAGTTTGCGTTGAACTACATATCCGTAATGTATATGAATTAGAAAACAGccaaaaaaactgaactttattGACGCATTATAATTCTTAGAAGCCCgttgattattttattgtattttaactCATTTGATTTATCTTCCTGTCTGTATTTAAGTTATAACGTTGACTACACGATGAGATCAACCGCCATATattgttgtaaatgtaaaatgtgactTCAAGCGGAACGATTGTGAGGTAGAGATTCTCGTCGGAAGGTTAAGGCAGCTTCACCGCTGGCCGCCATTTTGGCTCCATGTGAGCCGCCCTCTCGTGTCAGCGGGTCTTCTACATGAAGGTGAACCGTCCCCGGCAGTGAAACACGGTGAAAATGGCTTCGTTGCGTGTAGCGACGAGGATGTTCTGCGCTGCGgcagaaacagcagctgcagcagcagcagctccggcCAAGAGCACCCGctgggagagagtgaggaacaGTAAAGCAGGTGAGACACTGACAGAGGACAGGGACATCACTGGGGAAGGGTTGATGTAAACATTAGTTTAATTAGACTGCCCAACATACCGGTAATATGGTGTTTGTACTGGGGACACATACACGAGGGATATCATATTCATTCAAGTAGCTTCAGTCACATGGTAATCTGCTAACAGCATGTCAGCACCAGGACAAATACACGCTGATAAATTAACTCTTCCCTAAATAATAACGCTACAAGTGAATAGTGTTGGTGATCAGACTTAACATTAGTGTCACAAGCTTCAAATCACCTCATCCCCTCTGACAGTTTCACATCTGCCACAAGTTTGTCCCTCAGTCGTGTTTCATCTTCTTCTGGTCCATGTCttaatgacagaaaccttttCAATGATATAACTAGTTAATACCACGATATATACATAACTGTGTGTGATCCGTTTCATTCTTGTTCACAACCATTCTTTGGCGTTTGTCAGCAAACAACATGAAGCTTGCATTGATTTTAGTTATAGtctgtacttagagctgtcaCTTGTCACACGTCTTATATTATGATGACACTTCTCTTAAGCACTTCATCTATAACACTAGATTGTTTTGCTGCTGAATTACTTTTCATTAAGGCCAATTTTCTatgatttcattattattatttatattaaacacagtgtgtcacatttgtttttgtagaGCTGCTGTATACAGAAGGCTTAACTCTTGACCTGTGCTGGACCCtctactgaatttaaatgttatatttttattcattaggGTGTGATTAGGTGAAGAATTGAAGGATTAATATCtccgtccatccatcctcccATGCTCAAAACGTAGTGTTTTACTATATGTACtagtactatatatatatacatatatacatacatacatacacaatacaatatatatacaaCAATACAAGCTAATAATGTATTGGTTTCTGATATGGGTAAGTATCAATACTCCAGCCAGACGGCCGataatatttttataatgaaatgtaatagcCATGATCCGTCGAATGTATGTGTATATCCATTTTCAATCTGTTCACTTTCCAAACAGGCATGGGGAGCCATATTTATCAATGTAAAACATGATCTCATTTGGCTGGTCTCCCTCATGCTACATCACTCCCAGTTTATTGTTTTCAGATGGGGAAGCAAATTTGATGCAGAGCTAAAACTGTCAtttggacagagattgttttatttttaaatacgtCATTTGAAAtctaaaactttaaatattagtgtggatgtggcCTTAATCTGTGATTGGTACAGttttaatgtgattatttaGCTCATTGTATCATATAAAAACACCATATGGACATGATAACAAGGCTTAAACTTGATACTCAACTAGAAGTTTGATAAATACAGGCCCCGACTCTACAGCAGCTAGTTCGACTGATCATCTCTGCAACACCTGacccagctgctgcagtgtttgggTTGAAATGAAAGCTCGTCcgcactgaggtgtgtgtgtgtgttatcaggaCGCCAGGCAGGACTAAGtatcttcttctcttctgtctgtagGCGTGTGGTGTCGCAGCCTGGTCTCAGATTATAAAGAGGCCTGCAGGGAGATAGTGGTTGGTGCCTGGGGGCGACCGGCCAAAGCCACAGTATACGTGACTCTGATGGGTGGGGCCGGGGCTTGTTTCTACACAAACCCTGACCAGTCGTCCTTTGAGGCCGCCCTGCTGGAGCACTCCAACCAGCTGGGCCTGCTGTCCCCGTGGATCCGCAACGCGAAGTCGGACGGCCACATCCAGAGTCTAGTGAAGTTCCGTAACGAGGGCCGTCTCCGACATGCCAGCCTGGgtcttctctctctggtttACTGGGCCAACTACGACACTGACTCCACACTGTACGAAGCCCAGTGCTCCAATCTGTCCATGCCGTGGTTGGAGTTCCATCAGCGGGTTCTGGATGTGGGCTTCGGCAGCCGCTGGTGGATGCTGGACTCAAAGATGCAGGACTATGATATGAATGAGGGAGAGTTCAAGCACCTACCAGCTCACATGCTGGTATCATCTCCACCGAGCGTTCAGGAGGTGGAAACGAACGAGAGGTTGCACAAAGAGTCCTGGTTAGCGCTGACAATGGAGGATGAGGTAGAAGAAGCACATGTAGTAGACAGTTATGAGGAGAAAGTTAGTGCAGAACCAACAGAACCAGTGAAAGAGGAACAGACTTGATGTTACATACTGCCagaacaaagtgtttattcCCACTGGTCAGGTATTGCTGGATTCTCATTTTTCATCTATGACTGTCCCACTGTTTACTGCTGCCACTAACCACcaagaaagaggaaacattcacaACTTTAtctcatcaaaataaaagcagcccATCAGAATCCTCAactgggttttatttattccaaCATGTATTGTCTCACAAAGTTTTACTATTATACCACGTGTCAATAAATCTGTCGCTTATTTCCCAGTATCTtagttgttttcttgtttttctcacaaCTTAAATATATTCATAAAGATCTTCAGGCTTTTCcttttaaagaatttaaataatgCAAAACTAGACTGGATTAAAACTTTTGACACTGTTTTCCTATATCcactcttttttaaaattattttgtcGTCTTTTactaacttttatttttccaaatattttcattataacattTTGCTCTCCTTTCTTTTACTGTGAGTGTAAAAATATCTCCTATCTGATACTTTTCTCTGATTGTTGAATGTCTGTAAAATGGCCGCTCTATGGCAgaattctctctttctcttcctcttctctgatTCTGAGCAGTAGACATCAACATCTCACCTCTGTGTCCTGGTTCCATTAACCTGATAAACCCATAACCTgtgttttctgatatttaaacATCACTGTTTCCCTTATAATAGTACAGCAATGAGATCCCATTTCAGGCTGGAAgaattttcacatttgtttttcaataacaaaatggaaaaagaaaataactagATTTCTATATCATGATGCCATGACAACATTTTTCTCTCGGCCAAGGAAGATAAAGTGCAGCAGTGAATCATGCTCACTGAGTTGATGATGGTCTATTTGGGAAAAGGTAACTGATTATAcagcctttttttaaagaaacataaTATTTCTAATTGTTTTGAATGAAAGTGAAGTTCCTGAgatctttacatttttcagcTCTATGTGCCTCACTTGGTTTTCTTTTGGAGAACATCACCGGGCCTGAAGGAACAAGGTTCCTCCTCCCCTTGACTTTATAACATGATGATAAACAATGTGGGGATGAAAGTGTGTAACGTTCAGGCAACACACTTTGTACAGAGCTAGTTGAGAAATCCAACACAAATGGATCTACAAAGGAAAAAATATTAACTCCATTACCAAGTTTAATTGATCAAATTAGAAAATCAGACTGAAGCCAATTAAAAGTTAGACCATGCATCACTATAATGTGCATGTATGTCCCTCTATAGGAATCCTGCATGTATAGAACAATTTATGATGGatatggattttttattttattttcagttgcaCATGCAATTTAACTATTGATATtcaaatttgtaatttttttctgcCGCACTCTAAAGGAATAGTTTGGGCCTATCTGCTTTCTTAGTAAGATGGGAAGATCAATAATCCTCTGTTAGTGGGAACTAGTGAAAGAAGTAATAAGATAATCTTTTTTACTAGTAACTATAATTCACTGAAAATCTCAATCACAAGTGAAAGTGTTGTATTTTAAAACCTCCCTTAAGTGAAAGGAAATATGTAATAAAGGTATGAAGAGACTCATTACTGCAAAAGAATGGTCCCAAAGTGTAGCATAACTAATATTATgatatgacatttatttaataataaataaaaggttggttggtttgtatgtttgatttagttgtttttcttgtttctaaACAAGAGTACACAAAAACACCAGAGTGGATGTCCATGACACTTGGCGGAAGAATGAGGTggggtcagggaagaagtcaTCTGATCAGGGACCAGATCCACACACAATTCAAACATGgcaattttcaacattttcatagtttcctcagggaataattcgtggatcttgataaTGATTTAGATTATTGCATATTTAGGGGAATGATATCACTTGGTGACAAGTGAATtaataaatgtagaaaacaaaatgtattgataaataaatgtagaaataaataataaatgcagaaaCACTAAAATAttgactgtggctcaggagttagAGCGGGTCCTCTGCTACCCAGAgagtcggcagttcgatcccagtctcctctAGCCTGTCTGcggaagtgtccttgggccaaATACTGAACTCCAAACtgccagtgtgtgagtgatgtgttatagagaaagtgcaaatgaaaatacattgaatgaatatgtgtgtgtgaatgagtcaATGGAACTGTGGAAgtgttttgagtggtcatcaaggctagaaaattcaaataaaatcaaaataatttattctattataatttttttatcctTCATCCATAAGGCGTTGCTGCTGTGTCTCTCTTGCCTCCCTCTTGTGGAGACTCCGGTCGGGCTCCCTCTTCCTgcatctccctccatctttgaCTTATGGCCTTTATTGACTCCTGCACTATTCTCTCCATcctgccccctcctccacccagACAG
This window harbors:
- the yipf2 gene encoding protein YIPF2, translating into MASPNDLQFQEFEEAAELLSADPEASTLSLSASDNSARAGGGGSEDVKLDLSDDEEGQEESSELLGGQKPSGGFWTFEYYESFFNVDTVQVLDRVKGSVLPLPGRNFIKHYLRSNPDLYGPFWICVTLVFSVAISGNLSTFISEMGDPTYHYRPQFHRVTIAAVVIFMYAWLVPIGLWGFLTWRQGTERQIGGYSFLETVCVYGYSLFIYIPTSVLWIIPFEWLRWTLILVAMVISGSVLVLTFWPVVRDDTKVMAVATVATIVVLHTLLAIGCKMYFFQTAVHVPTPAAPTTPAIHITLTTNPH
- the timm29 gene encoding mitochondrial import inner membrane translocase subunit Tim29 codes for the protein MASLRVATRMFCAAAETAAAAAAAPAKSTRWERVRNSKAGVWCRSLVSDYKEACREIVVGAWGRPAKATVYVTLMGGAGACFYTNPDQSSFEAALLEHSNQLGLLSPWIRNAKSDGHIQSLVKFRNEGRLRHASLGLLSLVYWANYDTDSTLYEAQCSNLSMPWLEFHQRVLDVGFGSRWWMLDSKMQDYDMNEGEFKHLPAHMLVSSPPSVQEVETNERLHKESWLALTMEDEVEEAHVVDSYEEKVSAEPTEPVKEEQT